One genomic window of [Clostridium] scindens ATCC 35704 includes the following:
- a CDS encoding MFS transporter, with amino-acid sequence MKKIKNRYAILAIASIVNFVHGNPYIWTVFQPYVRKEYGLSLAASSQPFTIIIGIFALGNMLGGFLQHKVGAKKTILAGSLVMCLGFFLAAVAPSHMPWVISLGYGALGGLGSGCAFSMLVAVPQGWFPDKRGLVTGITVGVIGISGVLMNPLCDSILAGYGYRTAMLVVTAVYAVLCLGAFFIEEAPEELASQGGVLTDGSTKPEGVIRTDGSAKPDESIEAAIQRQFTTREMMHTKAFYAIAITMALAVPAYVLVNPLMKSLGMKRGLTSAQALAGVMIASFANIIGRFAMPWLSDQTGRKAVIRVMYVLAMVSMVGLIAARGGLFILLISIVCLVYGGVVSVFPVLVSEHFGMKYQGMNFGAVMLGYGLASILCPYLLDIAGLNTSFLIAGIACAAGLWGTRYF; translated from the coding sequence ATGAAGAAGATTAAGAACAGGTACGCAATACTGGCGATTGCTTCCATCGTGAACTTTGTGCATGGCAATCCTTACATATGGACGGTATTCCAGCCCTATGTGAGGAAAGAATATGGTCTTTCCCTGGCCGCTTCCAGCCAGCCGTTCACGATCATTATCGGTATATTTGCTCTGGGAAACATGCTGGGAGGGTTCTTGCAGCATAAGGTAGGGGCGAAAAAGACGATACTTGCAGGAAGCCTTGTCATGTGCCTAGGATTTTTTCTGGCCGCGGTGGCGCCTAGTCATATGCCTTGGGTTATATCGCTGGGATATGGCGCCTTAGGAGGCCTGGGATCAGGCTGCGCGTTCAGCATGCTGGTGGCGGTGCCCCAGGGCTGGTTTCCGGACAAGCGGGGGCTGGTCACAGGAATTACGGTAGGAGTCATAGGAATCTCAGGGGTACTGATGAATCCATTGTGCGATTCCATACTGGCGGGATATGGGTACCGGACTGCCATGCTGGTGGTGACGGCAGTCTATGCGGTTCTCTGCCTGGGCGCCTTCTTCATCGAGGAAGCTCCGGAAGAACTGGCAAGCCAGGGCGGCGTGCTGACAGATGGGAGCACAAAGCCAGAGGGAGTGATAAGGACAGATGGAAGCGCAAAGCCGGATGAAAGCATAGAGGCGGCAATCCAGAGGCAGTTTACGACCCGGGAAATGATGCATACCAAGGCGTTCTATGCCATTGCCATCACCATGGCTCTGGCGGTTCCAGCATACGTACTGGTCAATCCTCTGATGAAGTCCCTGGGAATGAAGAGAGGGCTTACCAGCGCACAGGCGCTGGCGGGCGTCATGATCGCATCCTTTGCCAATATCATTGGGAGGTTTGCTATGCCCTGGCTGTCGGATCAGACCGGGCGCAAGGCGGTGATCCGGGTCATGTATGTGCTGGCTATGGTATCCATGGTGGGGCTTATTGCCGCCAGAGGCGGCTTGTTCATCCTGTTGATTTCCATAGTATGCCTGGTGTATGGAGGCGTGGTCAGCGTATTTCCGGTGCTGGTATCGGAGCATTTTGGCATGAAGTATCAGGGCATGAACTTTGGGGCAGTCATGCTGGGCTATGGGCTGGCATCCATCCTGTGTCCGTATCTGCTGGACATTGCAGGGCTTAATACTTCATTTCTCATCGCGGGGATCGCATGTGCGGCAGGATTGTGGGGAACCAGGTACTTTTAA
- a CDS encoding UDP-N-acetylglucosamine 1-carboxyvinyltransferase, with protein sequence MEQYIIKGGHPLVGEVEIGGAKNAALAILAAAIMTDETVLVDNLPDVNDINVLLDAISGIGANVHRVDRHTVKINGKGINDVNIEYDYIKKIRASYYLLGALLGKYKRAEVALPGGCNIGSRPIDQHIKGFRALGADVDIEYGKIMAEADRLVGKHIYFDVVSVGATINVMMAATMADGLTIMENVAKEPHVVDVANFLNSMGANIRGAGTDVIKIRGVQRLHSTEYSVIPDQIEAGTFMFAAAATKGDVTVLNVIPKHLEATIAKLVEIGCEVEEFDDAVRVVSKGDLTSTHVKTLPYPGFPTDMQPQIGVTLALCQGTSTITESIFENRFKYLDELARMGANVKIEGNSATIEGVKKFTGARVSAPDLRAGAALCIAGLATDGITIVDDIVYIQRGYERFEDKLRGIGGIIEKVETEKDIQKFKLKVS encoded by the coding sequence ATGGAACAGTATATTATAAAAGGCGGCCATCCGCTGGTAGGAGAAGTAGAAATAGGCGGAGCAAAGAATGCCGCACTGGCGATTCTTGCCGCAGCAATTATGACAGATGAGACAGTACTGGTTGATAACCTTCCGGACGTTAACGATATCAATGTACTGCTGGATGCCATATCAGGCATCGGCGCGAATGTACACCGGGTTGACCGTCATACCGTAAAGATTAATGGTAAAGGCATTAACGATGTTAACATAGAATACGACTATATCAAGAAGATCCGCGCATCCTATTATCTCCTGGGCGCCCTGCTTGGAAAGTATAAGAGGGCGGAAGTTGCGCTTCCGGGCGGATGCAATATTGGCAGCAGGCCTATAGATCAGCATATCAAGGGGTTCCGTGCTCTGGGCGCGGATGTGGACATTGAGTATGGAAAGATTATGGCCGAAGCAGACCGTCTGGTGGGCAAGCATATATATTTTGACGTGGTAAGCGTTGGAGCTACCATCAATGTCATGATGGCTGCAACGATGGCAGATGGACTGACCATCATGGAAAATGTGGCAAAAGAGCCGCATGTAGTAGATGTTGCCAACTTCCTGAACAGCATGGGAGCCAATATCAGGGGCGCCGGGACAGACGTGATCAAGATTCGCGGCGTGCAGCGCCTGCACAGTACGGAGTATTCCGTAATTCCGGACCAGATCGAGGCCGGGACATTCATGTTCGCGGCAGCGGCCACAAAGGGAGATGTAACCGTCTTAAATGTAATTCCGAAGCATCTGGAGGCGACCATTGCAAAACTGGTGGAGATCGGATGCGAAGTGGAAGAGTTCGATGATGCTGTCCGCGTGGTTTCCAAAGGAGACTTGACCAGCACGCATGTGAAGACGCTGCCTTATCCGGGATTCCCGACAGACATGCAGCCCCAGATCGGGGTGACGCTGGCTCTGTGCCAGGGGACAAGTACGATCACGGAGAGCATCTTCGAGAACCGGTTCAAGTATCTGGATGAGCTGGCTAGAATGGGAGCCAACGTCAAGATCGAGGGCAACTCGGCAACGATTGAAGGCGTGAAGAAGTTCACGGGAGCAAGAGTGAGCGCGCCGGACTTGAGGGCAGGAGCTGCGCTCTGCATTGCTGGCCTTGCCACGGATGGAATCACGATCGTAGATGATATCGTATATATCCAGAGAGGATATGAAAGATTTGAAGATAAGCTTAGGGGTATCGGAGGAATCATCGAGAAGGTGGAGACGGAGAAAGATATCCAGAAGTTCAAATTAAAAGTTAGCTAG
- a CDS encoding shikimate kinase, which produces MDNIILIGMPAAGKSTIGVVIAKRLGYQFVDTDILIQEEEGKLLKDIIAEKGIDGFLEVEDRVNAKVDTWHTVISPGGSVVYCENAMKHYKEIGKIVYLQASFDTINKRLKNAKNRGVVLKEGQSLKGLYDERVRLFEKYADITVCEDGLRLEDTIQKVLETLGQ; this is translated from the coding sequence ATGGATAATATCATATTGATTGGCATGCCAGCAGCGGGTAAAAGCACGATAGGCGTCGTAATCGCAAAACGCCTGGGATACCAGTTTGTGGATACAGATATTCTGATTCAGGAAGAAGAAGGAAAACTGCTGAAAGATATTATTGCGGAAAAGGGAATCGATGGTTTTCTGGAAGTGGAAGACCGTGTAAATGCGAAGGTAGATACGTGGCATACGGTAATATCGCCGGGAGGCAGCGTAGTATATTGCGAAAATGCCATGAAACATTATAAAGAGATTGGTAAAATAGTATATTTGCAGGCATCTTTTGACACAATAAATAAAAGGTTGAAGAATGCAAAAAACAGAGGCGTCGTGCTGAAAGAAGGCCAGTCTTTGAAGGGGCTGTATGATGAAAGAGTGCGCCTTTTTGAGAAATATGCGGATATTACCGTCTGTGAAGACGGATTAAGGTTGGAAGATACGATCCAGAAGGTTCTGGAGACTCTCGGTCAATAG
- a CDS encoding V-type ATP synthase subunit D — MASTQVTPTRMELTKTKRKLVTAVKGHKLLKDKRDELMRQFLDLVRENMELRLKVEAGIRSANKNFVIAKAGMDEATLNTALMAPKQEVNLEVGKKNVMSVNIPVFETKTRTADANDIYSYGFAFTSSDLDGAVKSLADILPDMLKLAETEKACQLMAVEIEKTRRRVNALEHVIIPEAQKNIKYITMKLDENERSSQIRLMKVKDMMLEEAHHYSERA; from the coding sequence ATGGCATCTACGCAGGTGACTCCTACCCGTATGGAGTTGACCAAGACAAAAAGAAAATTAGTCACTGCCGTCAAAGGCCATAAGCTTTTGAAAGATAAGCGTGACGAACTGATGCGCCAGTTCCTGGATCTGGTTCGTGAGAACATGGAACTGCGTCTGAAAGTAGAAGCCGGAATCCGCTCTGCAAATAAGAATTTTGTCATAGCCAAGGCCGGAATGGACGAAGCTACGCTTAATACAGCGCTAATGGCGCCAAAGCAGGAGGTAAACCTCGAGGTAGGTAAGAAGAATGTCATGAGTGTCAATATCCCGGTCTTTGAGACGAAGACCAGGACGGCGGACGCCAATGACATCTACTCTTACGGCTTCGCATTTACTTCCAGCGATCTGGATGGTGCCGTAAAGTCACTGGCAGATATACTGCCGGATATGCTGAAACTTGCGGAGACGGAAAAAGCGTGCCAGCTTATGGCGGTTGAAATCGAGAAGACGAGACGCCGTGTAAATGCGTTGGAACACGTTATTATTCCGGAAGCACAGAAAAACATCAAGTATATTACGATGAAGTTGGATGAGAACGAGAGAAGTTCCCAGATTCGTCTGATGAAAGTAAAAGATATGATGCTTGAAGAAGCGCATCATTACAGTGAGAGAGCCTGA
- a CDS encoding V-type ATP synthase subunit B, translating into MPKEYRTIQEVAGPLMLVRGVENVSYDELGEIELASGERRRCKVLEINGSDALVQLFESATGINLSNSKVRFLGRSMELGVSGDMLGRVFDGLGRPIDDGPEILPEERRDINGLPMNPAARSYPEEFIQTGVSAIDGLNTLVRGQKLPIFSASGLPHANLAAQIARQAKVRGTDENFAVVFAAMGITFEESNFFVESFKETGAIDRTVLFINLANDPAIERISTPRMALTAAEYLAFEKDMHVLVILTDITNYADALREVSAARKEVPGRRGYPGYMYTDLASLYERAGRQKGKKGSITMIPILTMPEDDKTHPIPDLTGYITEGQIILSRDLYRKGVQPPIDVLPSLSRLKDKGIGEGKTRADHSNTLNQLFAAYARGKDAKELMTILGEAALTEIDLLYAKFADAFEKEYVSQGYNTDRSIEETLEIGWKLLSMLPRAELKRIDDKFLDLYYGKQ; encoded by the coding sequence ATGCCAAAAGAATATAGAACCATACAAGAAGTTGCCGGCCCTCTGATGCTGGTGCGCGGAGTAGAAAACGTATCTTATGATGAATTAGGAGAGATCGAGCTTGCCAGCGGAGAGAGACGCCGCTGCAAGGTTCTGGAGATCAACGGAAGTGATGCTCTGGTTCAGTTATTCGAGAGTGCTACCGGTATCAACTTAAGCAACAGTAAAGTGCGTTTCCTTGGACGAAGCATGGAACTGGGAGTATCCGGCGACATGCTGGGCCGTGTATTCGACGGCCTGGGCCGCCCGATCGATGACGGCCCGGAGATTCTGCCTGAGGAAAGAAGAGATATTAATGGACTGCCTATGAACCCGGCAGCCAGAAGTTACCCTGAGGAGTTCATCCAGACAGGCGTATCCGCTATCGACGGACTAAATACGCTGGTACGTGGACAGAAACTTCCGATCTTCTCCGCGTCCGGTCTTCCGCATGCCAATCTGGCAGCGCAGATTGCGAGACAGGCCAAGGTTCGCGGAACAGACGAGAACTTCGCCGTTGTATTCGCGGCTATGGGTATTACCTTCGAGGAATCCAACTTCTTCGTTGAATCATTTAAAGAAACAGGAGCTATTGACAGGACCGTATTATTTATCAACCTGGCAAATGACCCGGCTATCGAGCGTATTTCCACGCCTCGTATGGCGCTGACGGCAGCAGAATATCTGGCATTCGAGAAGGATATGCATGTATTGGTTATTCTGACTGATATCACCAACTATGCAGATGCCCTCCGTGAAGTATCTGCCGCGCGTAAAGAAGTTCCCGGACGTCGTGGCTATCCTGGATATATGTACACGGATCTTGCGTCCCTCTATGAGAGAGCGGGACGTCAGAAAGGCAAGAAGGGAAGTATTACCATGATCCCGATCCTTACCATGCCTGAGGATGACAAGACTCATCCGATCCCTGACCTGACGGGATACATTACAGAGGGACAGATCATCTTAAGCCGTGACCTGTACAGAAAAGGCGTTCAGCCGCCGATCGACGTACTGCCTTCCCTTTCCCGTCTGAAAGATAAAGGTATCGGCGAAGGTAAGACAAGGGCTGACCACTCCAATACGCTCAACCAGCTCTTCGCCGCATATGCGCGAGGCAAGGACGCGAAAGAACTTATGACCATCTTAGGCGAGGCCGCCTTGACAGAGATTGACCTTCTCTATGCGAAGTTTGCCGATGCATTCGAGAAGGAGTATGTATCGCAAGGCTACAACACCGATCGCTCCATCGAAGAGACGCTGGAAATCGGCTGGAAGCTCCTCTCCATGCTGCCAAGAGCCGAATTAAAACGAATCGACGACAAATTCTTAGATTTATATTATGGTAAGCAGTAA
- a CDS encoding V-type ATP synthase subunit A has translation MSTGTIKKVAGPLVIAEGMRDANMFDVVRVSNQRLIGEIIEMHGDEASIQVYEETSGLGPGEPVESMEVPMSVELGPGLIASIYDGIQRPLDDIMKVSGNSLQRGVEVASLKRDKKWEFVPVANVGDEVEAGDILGTVQETIVVQQKIMVPYGIKGTVKEIKSGEFTVEDVVAVVATEDGDKELTMLQRWPVRKGRPYVKKLPPEKPLVTGQRVVDTFFPIAKGGVAAVPGPFGSGKTVIQHQLAKWAEADIVVYIGCGERGNEMTDVLNEFPELKDPKTGQSLMQRTVLIANTSDMPVAAREASIYTGITIAEYFRDMGYSVALMADSTSRWAEALREMSGRLEEMPGEEGYPAYLGSRLAQFYERAGHVISLGKDQREGALSVIGAVSPPGGDISEPVSQATLRIVKVFWGLDSALAYKRHFPAINWLTSYSLYVDNMADWFNSEVAGDWMEDRQKMMSLLQEEAELDEIVKMVGMDALSPTDRLKMEAARSIREDFLHQNSFHEIDTYTSLRKQYLMMKLVLAFYEEASEALTKGASMQILINMEVRERIGRYKYTLDADIETEYEKILNELHTEIAGAFGKEDF, from the coding sequence ATGAGTACAGGTACGATTAAAAAAGTAGCAGGACCGCTGGTTATCGCAGAAGGAATGCGGGATGCCAACATGTTCGACGTTGTACGTGTTAGTAACCAGCGACTGATTGGAGAAATCATCGAGATGCACGGGGATGAGGCATCAATTCAGGTATATGAGGAGACATCAGGCTTAGGACCGGGAGAGCCGGTAGAATCTATGGAGGTTCCGATGTCTGTTGAACTTGGGCCTGGTCTTATCGCAAGCATTTACGATGGTATCCAGCGTCCGCTTGACGATATTATGAAGGTTTCAGGAAACAGCCTGCAGCGTGGCGTTGAGGTTGCTTCCCTGAAGAGAGACAAGAAATGGGAATTTGTCCCGGTTGCAAATGTTGGGGACGAGGTAGAAGCAGGCGATATATTAGGCACCGTGCAGGAGACCATCGTTGTTCAGCAGAAGATTATGGTTCCTTATGGAATCAAGGGTACGGTAAAAGAGATCAAATCAGGCGAATTTACAGTAGAAGACGTGGTGGCAGTAGTTGCAACGGAAGATGGAGACAAAGAACTTACGATGCTCCAGAGATGGCCGGTTCGTAAAGGACGTCCCTATGTAAAGAAACTTCCGCCGGAGAAGCCATTGGTAACCGGACAGCGCGTTGTCGATACGTTCTTCCCAATTGCCAAAGGCGGCGTTGCCGCCGTTCCCGGACCTTTCGGAAGCGGCAAGACCGTAATCCAGCATCAGCTGGCAAAATGGGCTGAGGCAGATATTGTAGTATATATCGGCTGCGGCGAGCGTGGAAATGAGATGACGGACGTTCTGAACGAGTTCCCGGAACTGAAAGACCCGAAGACAGGCCAGTCACTGATGCAAAGGACTGTTCTGATCGCCAATACGTCAGATATGCCGGTTGCTGCCCGTGAGGCATCCATCTATACAGGCATTACGATTGCGGAATACTTCCGCGATATGGGATATTCCGTAGCCCTGATGGCAGATTCCACATCCCGGTGGGCAGAGGCCCTTCGAGAGATGTCAGGACGTCTGGAAGAGATGCCTGGCGAGGAAGGATACCCTGCATATCTTGGAAGCCGTCTGGCGCAGTTCTATGAAAGAGCCGGACATGTGATTTCACTAGGCAAAGACCAGAGAGAAGGAGCGCTGTCCGTAATCGGAGCCGTATCCCCTCCGGGCGGCGATATTTCCGAGCCTGTATCCCAGGCGACCCTGCGTATTGTCAAGGTATTCTGGGGACTGGATTCGGCTCTGGCTTACAAGCGTCACTTCCCGGCGATCAACTGGCTGACCAGTTATTCTCTGTATGTCGATAATATGGCAGACTGGTTCAACAGCGAGGTTGCTGGGGACTGGATGGAAGACCGCCAGAAGATGATGAGCCTTCTGCAGGAAGAGGCAGAACTTGACGAGATCGTTAAGATGGTAGGTATGGATGCGCTGTCGCCGACAGACCGCCTTAAGATGGAAGCGGCAAGATCCATCCGTGAGGACTTCCTGCACCAGAACTCTTTCCATGAGATTGACACTTATACCTCTCTGAGGAAGCAATACCTGATGATGAAACTGGTTCTCGCGTTCTATGAGGAGGCTTCCGAGGCGCTGACAAAAGGCGCTTCTATGCAGATCCTGATCAACATGGAGGTAAGAGAGAGAATCGGGCGTTACAAATATACGCTGGATGCTGATATTGAGACAGAGTATGAAAAGATATTAAATGAACTGCATACCGAGATCGCAGGTGCATTCGGGAAGGAGGACTTCTAA
- a CDS encoding V-type ATP synthase subunit F, which produces MYKIAVLGDYDSIYGFATLGLDTFPVSTREEAGEKLHQLTLGDYGIVYVTEALAEELKHEIEKYQELAVPAIIQIPGISGNTGAGVEGVKKSVEQAVGSDIIFGNE; this is translated from the coding sequence ATGTATAAGATTGCAGTACTAGGCGATTATGACAGTATTTACGGTTTCGCTACATTGGGTCTTGATACATTTCCAGTAAGCACCCGTGAGGAAGCCGGAGAAAAACTGCATCAGCTCACCCTTGGGGACTATGGGATTGTCTATGTTACCGAGGCTCTGGCTGAAGAATTAAAACATGAGATAGAGAAATATCAGGAACTGGCCGTTCCGGCGATTATCCAGATACCAGGAATATCCGGCAATACCGGAGCCGGCGTAGAAGGCGTCAAGAAGTCCGTAGAACAGGCAGTAGGATCTGATATTATCTTTGGAAACGAATAA
- a CDS encoding V0D/AC39 family V-type ATPase subunit, producing MSEQYTYAVARIRALEVSLFSNSTIDQLIACQNYEQCIQFLEEKGWGDSETSGNAEAMLTREEEKIWEVVKELSIGMEHFDVLTYPKLFHNLKAAIKEVCTEEKNRHIFYEDVPIPGSAMMEIIKEKDFGRLPSNMQHAAEEAYESLLHTRDGQLCDVIIDKAALEAIYAAGKEAKADIIRDYAESTVGVADIKIAVRSQKTAKSIDFMKRAMAECDSINVDQLSKAALAGMDAIREYLLGTAYAQGAEALADSPSAFERWCDNRIIQTISPQKYNAFTIGPVIAYVIARQNEIKTVRIILSGKLNDLPDDSIRERVREMYV from the coding sequence ATGAGTGAACAATATACCTACGCGGTTGCGCGGATACGTGCCCTGGAAGTCTCTTTATTTTCCAACAGCACCATTGACCAGCTGATTGCATGCCAGAACTATGAGCAGTGTATTCAGTTCCTGGAAGAGAAAGGCTGGGGAGACTCTGAGACATCCGGTAATGCAGAGGCTATGCTGACCAGAGAAGAAGAAAAGATATGGGAAGTCGTTAAGGAACTGTCCATAGGGATGGAACATTTTGACGTGCTTACCTATCCAAAACTTTTCCATAATCTGAAGGCCGCAATTAAGGAAGTGTGCACGGAGGAAAAGAACAGGCATATATTCTATGAAGATGTGCCGATTCCGGGAAGTGCCATGATGGAGATCATAAAAGAGAAGGATTTCGGAAGACTTCCTTCGAATATGCAGCACGCGGCGGAAGAAGCATATGAATCGCTTCTTCACACCAGAGACGGACAGTTGTGCGATGTCATTATCGATAAGGCAGCGCTTGAGGCAATCTATGCGGCCGGGAAGGAAGCAAAGGCGGATATCATCCGCGACTATGCGGAATCCACGGTAGGAGTTGCAGATATCAAGATTGCCGTGCGTTCACAGAAAACCGCGAAATCGATAGATTTTATGAAGCGGGCAATGGCTGAATGTGACAGTATCAATGTAGACCAGCTTTCAAAGGCAGCCCTGGCGGGAATGGACGCGATCCGCGAATACCTGCTGGGAACGGCTTATGCACAAGGCGCGGAGGCGTTAGCCGACTCGCCGTCAGCATTCGAGCGCTGGTGCGATAACCGGATTATTCAGACTATCAGTCCACAGAAATATAATGCATTTACCATAGGGCCGGTGATTGCCTATGTAATTGCGAGACAGAACGAAATAAAGACGGTACGAATCATTCTTTCCGGCAAACTTAATGACTTACCGGATGATTCAATCCGAGAAAGGGTAAGGGAGATGTATGTATAA
- a CDS encoding V-type ATP synthase subunit E produces the protein MTGLEKMKSQILDEAKAVADSKIAEAKAQAEEIMSQAKAEAEKKQASISQKSEAEIANYKERVASSIDLQRRTKVLAAKQDVIKEVLNEAYESLTGMEADAYFAMLLKMLGKYALPQDGEIFFSARDLKRMPAGFQDEVKKAAESKNGSLTVSEEGRNIENGFILAYGGIEENCTLQAMFDAKRDELSDKVHHLLFL, from the coding sequence ATGACCGGATTAGAAAAAATGAAAAGTCAGATCCTGGATGAAGCGAAAGCAGTAGCTGACAGCAAGATTGCAGAAGCAAAGGCCCAGGCCGAAGAGATTATGAGCCAGGCAAAGGCTGAAGCGGAAAAGAAACAGGCCAGCATCTCCCAGAAATCCGAAGCGGAAATAGCAAACTACAAAGAGCGGGTAGCGTCTTCGATCGATTTGCAGAGAAGGACCAAGGTCCTTGCTGCAAAGCAGGATGTAATAAAGGAAGTCCTGAATGAGGCGTATGAGTCGCTGACTGGCATGGAGGCGGATGCTTACTTTGCCATGCTGCTTAAGATGCTTGGCAAGTATGCGCTGCCGCAGGATGGAGAGATATTCTTTTCAGCCAGGGATTTAAAGAGAATGCCTGCAGGATTCCAGGATGAGGTGAAAAAGGCTGCCGAATCAAAGAATGGAAGCCTGACGGTATCTGAAGAAGGCAGGAATATAGAGAATGGATTCATTCTTGCTTATGGCGGTATAGAAGAGAACTGCACATTACAGGCAATGTTTGATGCAAAAAGAGATGAGTTGTCCGATAAGGTTCATCACTTATTATTCTTATAA
- a CDS encoding V-type ATP synthase subunit K encodes MSIWSNLGLVYALLGAAVAVFLAGAGSAFGVGIAGQAASGVVTEDPSKFAKVLILQLLPGTQGIYGLLVGFITLSKIGLLGGGAAEISVQTGLLILAACLPIGIVGLISGRAQGQTAAAAIGIIAKKPDQFGKAMLFPAMVETYAILALLISILSVTAIQV; translated from the coding sequence ATGAGTATTTGGAGTAATTTAGGACTTGTATACGCATTACTTGGCGCAGCAGTAGCAGTTTTCCTGGCAGGAGCAGGATCAGCATTTGGAGTAGGTATCGCCGGACAGGCAGCATCAGGAGTTGTAACAGAGGACCCAAGCAAATTCGCGAAGGTATTGATTCTGCAGCTGCTTCCTGGTACGCAGGGAATCTATGGACTGCTGGTTGGATTCATCACTTTGTCCAAGATAGGGCTCCTTGGAGGAGGTGCAGCAGAAATCAGCGTGCAGACAGGACTCCTGATTCTGGCAGCATGTCTTCCGATCGGCATCGTTGGATTGATTTCCGGAAGAGCCCAGGGACAGACCGCAGCAGCGGCAATCGGGATCATTGCAAAGAAGCCGGACCAGTTTGGTAAAGCCATGCTGTTCCCGGCAATGGTTGAGACATATGCAATCCTGGCACTTCTTATTTCCATCTTATCAGTAACGGCAATTCAGGTATAG